The genomic DNA CATGCCCGAGCCGGCGGCAGCCTGGCCGGCGACCGTGTTCGACGAGGTGACGAACGGATAGGTGCCGTGGTCGATGTCGAGCAGCGTGCCCTGCGCGCCTTCGAACAGGATGCGGGCGCCCTTGCGGCGAGCCTTGTCGAGCAGCACCCAGACGGTGTCCATGAACGGCAGCACCTTGGCGGCGACCGACGAAAGCTCCTGCATGATCGCGTCATGGCTGATCTCGGCTTCGCCGAGGCCGCGGCGCAGCGCGTTGTGGTGCGTCAGCAGGCGATCGACCTTGGCCGGCAGCGTGTCGAGGTCGGCAAGATCCATGACGCGGATGGCGCGACGGCCGACCTTGTCTTCGTAAGCCGGACCGATGCCGCGGCGCGTGGTGCCGATCTTCGTACCGCTGTTGGAGGCGGCGTCCTCGCGGATGCCGTCGAGCTCGCGGTGCAGCGACAGGATCAGGGTGGCATTGTCGGCGATGCGCAGATTGTCCGGCGTGATCGCAATGCCCTGCTTGCCGAGCTTGTCGATTTCGGCGATCAGCGCGTGCGGATCGATCACGACGCCGTTGCCGATGACGGCAAGCTTGCCGGGACGCACGACGCCGGAGGGCAGGAGCGACAGCTTGTAGCTGACGCCGTCGATCACCAGGGTATGGCCGGCATTGTGACCGCCCTGAAAGCGCACGACGATATCCGCGCGCTCGGAGAGCCAATCCACAATCTTGCCTTTGCCTTCGTCACCCCATTGGGAGCCGACCACTACGACATTCGTCATAATTCTCTTCCTGTTCAGGCGCGCAACCGAGGCTGCGCTGTTCTCAAACCCGCGCATCTATACTGTGTTGTCATCTGGAAAGCGACCCCGTTATGTCGGGCGTTCCGCCCTTTTTGCATGACAAGGCCGGGATTTAGAGCCTATATCTTGCGCTCTCCCGCCATCGCGACAGCCGGTCGCCATCCCCATGCAGGTCTGAGCATCGTGAATTCCAGGGCCTACTTCTATCTGTGCATCACCGCTCTCTTCTGGGGCGGCAACTCCGTCGCCGGAAAGATGGCCGTTGGCCATGTGAGCCCAATGATGCTGACGACCCTGCGCTGGGTCTTCGCGCTCATCGTCATCCTGGTGCTGATGACGCCGCAGATCCGCCGCGACTGGGACAAGATCCGCAAGCACTGGCTGCAACTTCTTGCCTATGGCGCGATCGGCTTCACCACCTTCAATGCCCTGCTCTACTCGGCGCTCAAATATACGAGCGCCATCAATGCCGTCATTCTGCAGGCCGGCATCCCGATGCTGATCTTTCTCTTCAACTTCGTGCTCTTCCGCACCAAGGCGTCGATCGCCCAAGTGATCGGCTTTACCGTCACCCTCGTCGGCGTGCTGGTGACGGCGGCCCATGGCGACGTCACCAGCCTGCTGTCGCTCGAATTCAACTTCGGCGATGCGCTGATGATCGCGGCCTGCATCGTTTATGCCGGCTACACCGTGGCGCTGCGCTACAAGCCGACCATGCACTGGCAGAGCTTCATCGCCGCCCCCGCCTTCGGCGCGCTGTTGAGCGCCATCCCGCTGTTGTTCTGGGAGATCGGCACAGGCACGGCGATAGTCCCAGATACCACGGGCTGGGTCATCGTTCTCTATGCCGCGATCTTCCCGTCGCTGATGTCGCAGGTGCTTTATGTGCGCGGTGTCGAGATGATCGGCGCCAACCGCGCCGGCCTGTTCATCAACGCCATTCCCGTTTTCGGCACGCTGCTGTCGGTGATGCTGATCGGCGAGACCTTCCACCTCTTCCACCTCGTCGCCCTGCTCTTGGTGCTCGGCGGGATCGCGATCGCCGAAAAAGGTCGCCCGCGCTAGAGAAGTCTCGCGCCTGCCGGGCAAGTTTCGGGCGATGCAATCGCTAGAACTCGGGAGGCGACTTAAGGCTTGATTAGCAGATGGGTGTTTCTGTCGCCGCCAGGATTTTCCTTGGGGCTAAGGCAGTGAAAAATATTAGAATTTCGACACGTATCTACTTATTGACGGCGATGGCGCTGGTCTTCATGGCAGCCGCCATGGCCTACAAGACTCAAGTCGCCAACTCGGAAGTCAGCGACGAGCGCCGGCAGATGCTGCGCAACGTCACCGAAGCGGCGATCTCGACGATCGCAAGCTTCGAGGAGCAGGAGCGCAATGGCACGCTCTCGCATGAGGAAGCCCAGAGCCGCGCTATTTCCGCCGTTATGGCCATGCGCTTCGGCCAGGACGGCTACTTCTTCATCAACGGCTTCGACGGCATGATGATCGCCCACCCGCTCGCCAAGAAGCTCGTCGGCACCGACGTGCGCGGCCTCAAGGATACCAACGGCAAAGCCTTTAACGTCGAGCTCATCGCGTTGGCGCAGAACCCCGGCAGCGGCATCGTCAACTACTATTGGGACAAGCCCGGCCACGAGGAGCCGGTCGAGAAGTACTCCTACATTCAGGGCTTCAAACCCTGGGGTTGGGGCGTCGGCACCGGTGTCTATGCCGACGATCTCGCCGCCAAGTACAATGCGTCTCTGCTGATGACGATCATCACCACGGCGATCGCCGCGATCGCGACGCTTGCTGCCGCCATGGCGATCGGCCGCTCGATCAGCCGGCCGATCAACCGGCTGAAAGACGTGATGCTCGAAGTATCGAACAACGACACCCGTTCGGAAGTTCCGGATACCGACCGCCGCGACGAGATCGGCCACATGGCCGATGCCCTCGTCGTGCTGCGCGCCTCGGTGATCGAGCGCAACGCGCTCGAAGTTCGCCAGCGCGAACAGCAGGTGGCGCTCGACGGCGAGCGCAGCGCCAACGAGGAAATGCAGCAGGCGACCGCCCGCGTGCAAGCCCATGTCGTCAGCACGATCGGCGGTGCGCTCGAGCGGCTCGCGAGCGGCGACCTGACGACCCATGTCCCCGATCTCGGCGCCGACTACGAAAAGCTGCGCCAGGACTTCAACACCGCCGTCGCCGCACTTCGCTCGACGGTGAGCGCGATCGCCGATTCCACCTCAGTTGTCACCGGCAATGCCAATGAGATCAGCAGGGCAGCCAACGACCTGTCGCAGCGCACCGAGCAGCAGGCAGCGTCGCTCGAAGAAACCGCAGCCGCCCTCGACGAGATCACCTCAGCAGTTCAGAACTCCACCAACCGCGCCGAGGAGGCGACCCGCATGGTCGCGGAGGCCCGCAAGGGTGCGGCCACCTCGAGCGAGGTCGTTCGCGACGCAATCACCGCCATGGGCCGCATCGAAAACTCGTCTTCGAAGATCGGCGAGATCATCGGCGTCATCGACGACATCGCCTTCCAGACGAACCTCCTGGCGCTGAACGCCGGCGTCGAGGCGGCACGCGCCGGTGATGCCGGCAAGGGCTTTGCCGTTGTCGCGCAGGAGGTGCGGGAACTGGCGCAGCGTTCGGCAACGGCGGCCAAGGAGATCAAGGGGCTCATTACCGCGTCGGGTGTCGAGGTTTCGGCCGGCGTGCGTCTGGTCGAGGCGACCGGCTCGGCGCTCGGCGACATCGAGCGGCGGGTCAACGAGATCAACGACCGCATCGTCGCCATTGCGACGGCCGCCCGCGAACAGTCGGTCGGGCTGCGGGAGATCAACACCGCCGTCAACCAGATGGACCAGATGACCCAGCAAAACGCCGCCATGGTCGAGCAGACCTCGGCCGCAAGCCAGGCGCTCGCCGGCGAAAGCAACGTGCTATCCGGTCGGCTCGCCCAGTTTACCGTCGAGGAGAAGGTATGGCGGTCCGCTGCGCAGCGCGCAGCTTGATCCATCCCGAGACGAAAATGGCGCCAATCGGCGCCATTTTCATTCAGACGAGATGCCGCTCCATATAGAGCGCATCATCGCCATAACTTGAAAGCTTCTGCACCAGCCGTTCGTCCATGCGAACCTCGAAGCCCTGTCGCTCCCAGAAGCGGCGGGATCCGTTGACGGAAACGAGCGACATCGACCGGAACCCTTCCGTCCGTGCAACATCGGCAAGCATCGGCAACACGCCGCCCCCTGCCCCGGAGCCACGCATTTCGGGCAGAAGGGCGAGGTCATGGATGTACCAGGTATCGGCAGCCTCAGGGATTTCGCCAAGCATGCTGTTCAGCGACGGCGGCGCACCGCGAAGCCAGGGGTGGCTCAACACATAGCCGCGCGACAGGCCCTTTGAGTCCAGCATGAAAAAACCGGCAGGGCTGAGCGCGATGCGGTCGGCGAGCACGGCGTCATCCTCGGGAAAGGCCTGGTGAACCACGAGCTGGATCTCCGATACGGATGCGAGGTCGGGCAGGCTTGCCTCACGCCAGCGGAATGTCATTTCGGTCATATCTCGTCACATGCGTTCGAAACAGGAAAACGCACCGGCGGTCGGCCGGTGCGTCCTCGATATGTCCCGCGAGTGGGTCGGCAAAGTGGCAGACCGTGCTGCCACTTGCTGGGCTGGTATCAATCGATGTTGAAGACCAGCGGCTTTGCCTGGCGAATTGCCGGATTGGCACGCAGCTTGTCAAGCACGGCCTCGGAAACAGCGCCATCGACGTAGAGCAGCGCGATCGCGTCACCGGCTTCCTTCTCGCGGCCGAGCTGGAAGTTCGCGATGTTGACGCCCGCATCGCCGAGCGTCATGCCGATGAAGCCGATCATGCCGGGAACGTCGGTGTTGGTGATGTAGACCATGTGGTTGCCGACATCCGCATCGAGGTTGATGCCCTTGATCTGGATGAAACGCGGCTTGCCGTCCGAGAACACCGTGCCGGCGACCGACCGCGTCTGGTTCGCCGTCTTCACCGTCAGCTTGATGTAGCCGTCGAAGACGCCGGTCTTGTCGCGCTTGACCTCGGACAGGATGATGCCCTTTTCCTTGATCATGACCGGCGCCGAAACCATGTTGACGTCGGCGACCTGCGGCCGGATCAGACCGGCAAGCACAGCACTCGTCAGCGCCTTGGTGTTCATGCCGGCGGTCGAGCCGTCATAGAGGATCTCGATTTCCTTGATCGCGCTTTCGGTCACCTGACCGACGAAGGCGCCGAGAACATCGGCAAGCCGGATGAACGGCTTGAGGATCGGCGCTTCCTCAGCGGTGATCGACGGCATGTTGATGGCGTTGGAGACCGCACCCTTGACCAGGTAGTCCGACATCTGTTCGGCCACCTGCAGCGCGACGTTCTCCTGGGCTTCCGTGGTCGAAGCGCCGAGATGCGGCGTGCAGACGACGTTCGGCAGGCCGAAGAGCGGGCTTTCGGTTGCGGGTTCGACCTCGAAAACGTCGAAACCGGCGCCGGCGACATGGCCCGACTTGATCGCTTCTGCAAGCGCCTTCTCGTCGACGAGACCACCGCGGGCGCAGTTGACGATGCGCACGCCGGGCTTGGCCTTGGCAAGCGCTTCGGCGCTCAGGATGTTGCGGGTCTTGTCGGTCAGCGGCACGTGCAGGGTGATGAAGTCAGCCTGGGCGAGCAGTTCGTCGAGTTCGACCTTGGTGACGCCCATTTCCTCGGCGCGCTCCTTGGAGAGGAACGGGTCGTAGGCAAGCACATGCATCTTCAGGCCAATGGCGCGCGAGCAGACGATCGAGCCGATGTTGCCGGCGCCGATGACGCCGAGCGTCTTGCCGGTGATTTCGACACCCATGAAGCGGGACTTCTCCCACTTGCCTGCCTGCGTCGAGGTGTCGGCAGCCGGAAGCTGGCGGGCAACGGCAAAGAGCAGCGCAATCGCGTGTTCGGCGGTCGTGATCGAGTTGCCGAAGGGCGTGTTCATCACGATGATACCGCGGCGCGAAGCGGCCGGGATGTCGACATTGTCGACGCCGATGCCGGCGCGGCCGATGACCTTGAGGTTGGTCGCAGCGGCGATCAGCTTTTCCGTCGCCTTGGTGGCGGAACGGATGGCAAGACCGTCATAGTTACCGATGATTTCGGCGAGCTTGTCCTTGTCCTTGCCGAGCTTCGGCTGGAAATCGACTTCGACGCCGCGGTCGCGGAAGATCTGGACGGCGGTTTCCGACAGTTCGTCGGATACGAGAACACGAGGTGCCATGGGAGGCCTCCTTAAAGATCAGGTCTGAATGGGAATGCGGGTAGCCAGGCCTCGCTCCCATGGGGAGCGAAGCGGATCACTCAAATCAGTGTGAGATGCGGGCGAAGTTCATTGTCCTCACCCTTTGTCCGATCAGGCCGCGGCCTGTGCCAGCGTTGCCTTCTGGCTCTCGAAAGCCCAGGTTAGCCATGGCATCAGCGCCGTCATGTCGGCGGCCTCGATCGTGGCGCCGGCCCAGATGCGAAGACCGGACGGGGCATCGCGGTAATGGCCGATGTCGAAGGCGACGCCTTCCTTTTCGAGGAGCGCAACCACGCCCTTGGCAAAGGCCGCCTGTCCGTCGGCGTCGAGCGCGAGCACGTCCTTGTCGACGATCTTCAAGCAGACCGAGGTGTTGGAGCGGGTCTCGTCCTTGACCGCCAGGTTTGCGATCCAATCGTTGGCGGCGACGAAATCGAAGATTGCCTGCGCATTGGCATCAGCCCGGGCCATCAGGCCCTTGAGCCCGCCGACCTGCTGCGCCCAAAGCAGCGCATCGATGTAATCTTCGACGCAAAGCATCGACGGCGTGTTGATGGTTTCGCCGGTAAAGATGCCTTCAATCAGCTTTCCGCCCGAGGTCATGCGGAAGATCTTCGGCAGCGGCCAGGCCGGCACGTAGGTCAGCAGCCGTTCGACGGCGCGCGGCGACAGGATTATGACGCCATGGGCGCCCTCTCCGCCAAGAACCTTCTGCCAGGAGAAAGTGACGACGTCGAGCTTGGCGAAATCGAGGTTCTGCGCAAACGCGGCAGAGGTCGCATCGCAGATCGTCAGGCCCTTGCGGTCAGCCGGGATGAAGTCGCCGTTGGGCACACGCACGCCCGAGGTCGTGCCGTTCCAGGTGAAGACCACGTCGCGGTCGAAATCGACCTTCGAAAGGTCGGGAAGTTCGCCGTAACCGGCTTCGAACTTGCGTACGTCGGCGAGCTTCAGCTGCTTGACCACGTCGGTCACCCAGCCGGCGCCAAAGCTTTCCCAGGCGACCATGTCGACGCCGCGCGGACCGAGCAGCGACCAGAGCGCCATTTCGACGGCGCCGGTGTCGGAAGCGGGCACGATACCGATACGGTAGTCGGCCGGCACTTCAAGAATGTCACGGGTAAGATCGATGGCCTGCTTCAGCTTCGTCTTGCCGATCTTGGCGCGGTGCGAACGACCGAGCGGAGCATCGGAGAGAGCGTCGAGCGTCCAACCGGGGCGCTTCGAGCAAGGGCCAGAAGAGAAATGGGTATTGTTCGGACGGAGGTCCGGCTGTGCAGGCTTTGCCATGTGCTATCCTTCCAGATAGATA from Ensifer adhaerens includes the following:
- a CDS encoding adenylosuccinate synthase, which encodes MTNVVVVGSQWGDEGKGKIVDWLSERADIVVRFQGGHNAGHTLVIDGVSYKLSLLPSGVVRPGKLAVIGNGVVIDPHALIAEIDKLGKQGIAITPDNLRIADNATLILSLHRELDGIREDAASNSGTKIGTTRRGIGPAYEDKVGRRAIRVMDLADLDTLPAKVDRLLTHHNALRRGLGEAEISHDAIMQELSSVAAKVLPFMDTVWVLLDKARRKGARILFEGAQGTLLDIDHGTYPFVTSSNTVAGQAAAGSGMGPGSLGYILGITKAYTTRVGEGPFPTELTDEIGQFLGEKGHEFGTVTGRKRRCGWFDAALVRQSVAANGITGIALTKLDVLDGLDELKICIGYTLDGQQIDHLPASQAQQASAKPVYVTLEGWKESTVGARSWADLPAQAIKYVRQVEELIGAPVALLSTSPERDDTILVTDPFED
- a CDS encoding DMT family transporter; translation: MNSRAYFYLCITALFWGGNSVAGKMAVGHVSPMMLTTLRWVFALIVILVLMTPQIRRDWDKIRKHWLQLLAYGAIGFTTFNALLYSALKYTSAINAVILQAGIPMLIFLFNFVLFRTKASIAQVIGFTVTLVGVLVTAAHGDVTSLLSLEFNFGDALMIAACIVYAGYTVALRYKPTMHWQSFIAAPAFGALLSAIPLLFWEIGTGTAIVPDTTGWVIVLYAAIFPSLMSQVLYVRGVEMIGANRAGLFINAIPVFGTLLSVMLIGETFHLFHLVALLLVLGGIAIAEKGRPR
- a CDS encoding methyl-accepting chemotaxis protein, which produces MKNIRISTRIYLLTAMALVFMAAAMAYKTQVANSEVSDERRQMLRNVTEAAISTIASFEEQERNGTLSHEEAQSRAISAVMAMRFGQDGYFFINGFDGMMIAHPLAKKLVGTDVRGLKDTNGKAFNVELIALAQNPGSGIVNYYWDKPGHEEPVEKYSYIQGFKPWGWGVGTGVYADDLAAKYNASLLMTIITTAIAAIATLAAAMAIGRSISRPINRLKDVMLEVSNNDTRSEVPDTDRRDEIGHMADALVVLRASVIERNALEVRQREQQVALDGERSANEEMQQATARVQAHVVSTIGGALERLASGDLTTHVPDLGADYEKLRQDFNTAVAALRSTVSAIADSTSVVTGNANEISRAANDLSQRTEQQAASLEETAAALDEITSAVQNSTNRAEEATRMVAEARKGAATSSEVVRDAITAMGRIENSSSKIGEIIGVIDDIAFQTNLLALNAGVEAARAGDAGKGFAVVAQEVRELAQRSATAAKEIKGLITASGVEVSAGVRLVEATGSALGDIERRVNEINDRIVAIATAAREQSVGLREINTAVNQMDQMTQQNAAMVEQTSAASQALAGESNVLSGRLAQFTVEEKVWRSAAQRAA
- a CDS encoding GNAT family N-acetyltransferase, which encodes MTEMTFRWREASLPDLASVSEIQLVVHQAFPEDDAVLADRIALSPAGFFMLDSKGLSRGYVLSHPWLRGAPPSLNSMLGEIPEAADTWYIHDLALLPEMRGSGAGGGVLPMLADVARTEGFRSMSLVSVNGSRRFWERQGFEVRMDERLVQKLSSYGDDALYMERHLV
- the serA gene encoding phosphoglycerate dehydrogenase, yielding MAPRVLVSDELSETAVQIFRDRGVEVDFQPKLGKDKDKLAEIIGNYDGLAIRSATKATEKLIAAATNLKVIGRAGIGVDNVDIPAASRRGIIVMNTPFGNSITTAEHAIALLFAVARQLPAADTSTQAGKWEKSRFMGVEITGKTLGVIGAGNIGSIVCSRAIGLKMHVLAYDPFLSKERAEEMGVTKVELDELLAQADFITLHVPLTDKTRNILSAEALAKAKPGVRIVNCARGGLVDEKALAEAIKSGHVAGAGFDVFEVEPATESPLFGLPNVVCTPHLGASTTEAQENVALQVAEQMSDYLVKGAVSNAINMPSITAEEAPILKPFIRLADVLGAFVGQVTESAIKEIEILYDGSTAGMNTKALTSAVLAGLIRPQVADVNMVSAPVMIKEKGIILSEVKRDKTGVFDGYIKLTVKTANQTRSVAGTVFSDGKPRFIQIKGINLDADVGNHMVYITNTDVPGMIGFIGMTLGDAGVNIANFQLGREKEAGDAIALLYVDGAVSEAVLDKLRANPAIRQAKPLVFNID
- a CDS encoding phosphoserine transaminase — encoded protein: MAKPAQPDLRPNNTHFSSGPCSKRPGWTLDALSDAPLGRSHRAKIGKTKLKQAIDLTRDILEVPADYRIGIVPASDTGAVEMALWSLLGPRGVDMVAWESFGAGWVTDVVKQLKLADVRKFEAGYGELPDLSKVDFDRDVVFTWNGTTSGVRVPNGDFIPADRKGLTICDATSAAFAQNLDFAKLDVVTFSWQKVLGGEGAHGVIILSPRAVERLLTYVPAWPLPKIFRMTSGGKLIEGIFTGETINTPSMLCVEDYIDALLWAQQVGGLKGLMARADANAQAIFDFVAANDWIANLAVKDETRSNTSVCLKIVDKDVLALDADGQAAFAKGVVALLEKEGVAFDIGHYRDAPSGLRIWAGATIEAADMTALMPWLTWAFESQKATLAQAAA